The Bombina bombina isolate aBomBom1 chromosome 9, aBomBom1.pri, whole genome shotgun sequence sequence TCATTTCATAACTTCCCGCTTGGGTATGGACCTGACACTATGGCTCGATTCCCTTGCAAAGATACGCCAGCAGAAGTCATCGCCTTTAAAGAAGAAGTGATAAGAAGACTAAAGTATGAATCTCAGGTGATTATTTTTGTTACatctatttttgtttatttttttaattatactttATTATTACTTATTACTCAAAACTGTAATAGAGGCAAAAGTGGTAAGGTTACCATTTGTGATGTCTTCCATGTTCTCATTCTTTTTTTCAAAACTGGAAAATCCACTACGTTCAGAATTTTAATGAAAGgataagggggcaaaataaataatacaaagttTGTTTACTacacaaaattaattattttttatcacACTCTCAAAGTATTTGCttcccctttaacctcttaaggactgggcatttcagactaaaatttcccgaaaagaccagagcatttttgccatcactccatttaaacagaaatagagcccttttaaaaaaaaatacctattaaaactatatatatatattattattattttttttagtaaacaacccaaagtattgatctaggcccattcggtatatttcatgccaccatttcaccaccaaactttaggattctcactgaaattatttacacacagcttCATGGCACAAATGggtgtaaatgcttatctgggaccagctttgttcagaaatagcagacatatatggctttgccattgctttttggtaattagaaggccactaattgcagttgcgcaccacacttgtattattcctgGCAGTTAATCAGGTAGGTttgaaggttaattttagctttagtgtagagattaccctcccacctgacatttcCCATCCTCTGATACCTACCTCAtccttctcaaacagctcttttccctcccctaccccccaatggtcaccccaatcttagatactggcagacagtctgccagtatgcagttttacactatatatatatatatatatatatatatatatatatatatatatatatatattattctcctTAGTGTAGGAtgacccccttaccttcccacctccctgatcccttccaaagaactctctaaccctccctttcTAGCTAAttcctgccatcttaggtactggcagctgtctgccagtacccagttttctattttttttaaaatgtattttaattaaaaaaaaataataattctgtagtatagctgcccagctccctcctccctccctcatttaccccctccccATCCACGATCCTTTCCCTACCCTCTAAGTGTTCTCTCCTTCCACCTCCCTGCTGCTCTCAGATATAAAaaattctgtagcgtagtggtcccgcccccctccagcgatgggtcgCCCACCCAGTATGGTGCTGGTCATTACGCTAGAGCTGCATAGTATATATGTGACATCAAATAATCATCTAAAACAAGTCCTGAAGTGGACATTATTGCTCAATATATGGGTGCTTGTCACTCTTGCACATTGCAtatgcacaaatcagcagctctgTATGCTTCAACAGTGGCTCCATATGCATGTAAAATGGGCCAATCTCtcaattattaaaataattaaaaaaaaacttattttataaaGCATTTATATAGTAGAAAGTATATTAAACTGTATGCTGGGCACATGCAGTCTGGCACATTGTGCACTATAATTCCCCTTTAGACATAATTGAATACGTTTGTATTTTGATCCTTTAATAGCTATAGGACAGTATGCTTGTAAATAGCAGGCTTATAAAAGATTGGTTACAGCCACGAGTGTCCTTTAAAGGGACCTCTATTCTCATCTCATATCAGGCTCCAAAGTACAACAAAGCAACAACGTTTCGGGCCTGAAATCAGCCTTTAGTCATGACTAAGGGTTAATTTCAGGCCAGAAATATTGTTGCTTTGTTGTACATTGGACGCTGATATGAGATGagaataaaggtccctttttaatgggacaatcaagtcaaaatattaaaccttcatgattcagatagagcagcaattttaaacaactttccaatttactaccattaacataatgtgcacattctttttatatttacacttttttttttgagtcaccagctcctactgagcatgtgcaagaatttatagaatatacgcatatgcatttgtgattggctgatggttgtcacatgatacagtggaaatagacataactttgaaatttgtcagaaataaatctactactcatttgaagttcagactaagaggcccatttatcaagctctgtatggagcttgtgggcccgtgtttctggtgagtcttcagactcgccagaaacagcagttatgaagcagcggtctaaagactgctgctccataactctgtccacctgctctgagcaggtggacaggaatcgccacaattcaatccgatcgagtacgatcgggttgatacctccctgctggcggcccattggccgtgagtctgcagggggcggcgttgcaccagcagctcttgtgagctgctggtgcaatgctgaatacggagagcgtattgctctccgcgttcagcgaggtcttgcggacctgatccgcactatcagatcaggtccgcaagacctttgattcataggcctctaagtgctattgcattgtcttttcatcatgcatttgttgatgatctaaatctgctgtatttactggtcctttaaagaacaCTCGTGGCTGGAACTAATCTTTTATACTTTTGTTCCTGGAAAAGTCTATCCCTGTGTTTCGTGCCTGATAAGTTTGCTGCTGTTTTCTACACCTGAATCTTTGGTAAATAGCATGCTCACAGTGTTTgactttttttcttcattatagTTCCTTGGTTGGATGCTGATTGCGATAGTGGCATCTTCAATATTTCTACTCAAGTGTGTCCAACATTGCTCTTCACCTTTAAGCCATCACCAGCAAGCGTATTGGAATCAGTATCGCACCTGTGAGAAAGATCTCTTCAATCGCACGTCTGAAGTCCACGCTAAGATTCTCGCTGCTAATAATGTAAAACAGTTTTTTGGTTTTGTCTCATTGGACAAAGAAGAGAAGGAGCTTATTAACGAGTACAAAGTGAGTGAGGAGCAACCAAGCCCACAGTGGAATGAGATAACAGGAGTTTATCTGTACCGGGAAAACAAAGGATACCCGTTGTATAGCCGCCTTCATAAATGGGCCAAACACATTGTTGGCAACGGCACAGAACCTGTAAGCCGGGAAATGGCGCTTCTTGCCGTTTAAGATTCTATAAGGATATTACATTTGACAAGAAATTATTAGAATACCAGTTCTGCAGACAGCATGATTGTAGGCAAATGGGTTGCTGTACTAAAGCGGTAGTCAATTGAAATGTTGTTCCTCTTTAACAGTGGTCCGTAGACATTTTTGATACACAGGCTAGGTTATAATTCTTTTATAAAACCACTTtacttttttctcccctttaatatgttcgcaattatcaattttgctggagtgtattaaaatgtttacaattagCCCCCTCGCCTTTATTTTGTTAACTGAAGTAGTGCCTGTTGAAGCTGCTGTCTATACAATACTGCACGATTTtctatagaaaagctttgtaaacaagagacagcagcAGCAATCAACCTCTCAGtgtgggtgggagagagagaccccAGCCCATTTGAAAGCATGTTTCTGTTTtagctttgaatacaatgaactatCAGCTGTGTGCctcaatacaatgtccctttaatgtcttgctTTAGTGTTTTTGTGTAAACatctgaaaatataaaaataatattaaatgtttgcttgtattttaacatgtatcatattgattaaagggacactaaacccaaattttttctttcatgattcagctagatcatgcaattttaagcaactttctaatttactcctattatcaatttttctttgttctcatgttatcttcatttgaaaaaacagtaatgaaaggttaggagccggcccatttttagttcaggacctgggtagcacttcctgattggattgctacatttagcacaaatcagcaagtgctacccaggtgctgagcaaaaaatggtctggctctaaagcttacagtacttctttttcaaatcaagatagcatgagaacaaagaaaaattgataatagaaatacattagaaaggtgcttaaaatctcatgctctatttgaatcatgaaagaaaaaaattgggtttagtatccctttaaagggataggaaagtcaaaattaaacttgcaggattcagatagagcatttaattttaagccacttttacattcacttttattttcaaatgtgcttctttctcttgctataccAAGCTTGAAAAGactactcacatatcctacactagtgggaactagctggtgattggtgcctgcacatatttgtctcttgtgattggctaactagatgtgttcacctTGCTGTCAGTaatacaatgctgttccttcagcaaaggataacaagataatgaagcaaatttgataataaaagtaaattggaaagttgtttaaaatgatatgttctatccaaaccatgaaagaacattttggggtttcctgtccctttaactttctagcTGCCAAAAAAGGCAAAACATTTCAAACCACCTTGGCAAACAAGGAGTTACTGGGAATTTAAATATGTAAAAGAAATGGCGATATTTTAGCACCACCGTaatgattttaacattttattgcaatTCTTAAAAAATGTCTGTTTGTGAGGGTATTTGAatttgagattaaagggacactaaacccaacaattttctttcatgattcaagtagagaatacaattttaaacaacattccaatttacttctattgtctaatttgcttcaatctttagatatcctttgttgaagaaatagcaatgcacatgggtgagccaatcacacaaggcatctatgtgcagcaaccaatcaacagctactgggcctatctagatatgcttttcagcaaagtatatcaagagaatgaagcaaattagataatagaagtaaattagaaagttgtttaaaattgcatgctctttctaaatcatgaaagaaaaaatttgggtttcatgtccctttaagattggattTCCTTACGCACTTCGGATCTTGTAACATAACAGACTGATTGGTGTGAATGCACCACACTTCATTTTGACTAATCACATGCAATGTGTACTCACAAATCCATATCTTCATATGTTTCATGGTTGGCTCTAAatgcaattataaaaaaacaatgacACAGAAATCGGAACAGATTCATAGAAGTAAACATGTTTATAACAGTTATAACTTATAATAGGACCAAATAATCCTCATTTGTTTTTTAcacttttgtatttctttaaaatgtttgttataattcattatcctttttttttcttaaactaaaaaaaacaaaaacaaacagatttGGTATATTGTTACGATTTTATGATCTTTTCTTATGTCAATATCTTTCACGTGCATCTTTATTGGGTTCCTTTGTTAATTTGTATGAAATGTCTTAGAGAGAATTTGCAACAACAATTTTGAAGGGACTTCCCAGACAAAATTGCAAGATACTTCAGTGCGTTTTAGTTTTGGTTCTAAGTATTTTTGCAATGGAGTTTTATTAGCAGAAGTTATCACTGTTTTCCGTTATAGATTGTATGTACTGTGCATGCGCACGTGAAGCATATCTAAGCATGCTtcatgcatcagcattttaaacactgtgtctggtcagagagctggcagtgactTGTATGCTGTAAATTCAGTCATACCAACACAATGCAAGACGCCTACCGTTCTCTGATGAGATAGGCTTGTGaatagagcatatctagatatgtttaattgtatgtgcacagtaaaagctttacttgaaagcatttttgctagtgcaaatatattgcaaaaatgcattgagttttgtctggaatgtcctttTTAGATcatcttaaaggaatattaaaaaatcaaaaattaaacatgcatgatttagatagagcatgtcagtttaagagacttttcaatttacttcaaatttactttgttcttttgatatcctttgttaaaaagcacatctagggaagctcaggagcagcaatgcactactgggagtttgctGCTGATTGACTGTTACacgcccagagacagaacttttttttcactttctgcgctgagatttttttagtgaaaaatgtttctgcaggtcatttttaaataaaataaaattgtaaatttgtcagttacactaaagcaccagatcaattgcaatgtgttggttaacttgagaataaagcaatatttaaagttttataatctagtgcagtagttgaaaattgcattgcagattagctgcagacaaaaaaagtaattgtaaaatgtctcttgaattaattggtTTCCTTTTcacttagtctaacatagaaatggagtaataaaggtgcattgctcatacgaacatcttacattcagagaaaaacagcttcgcagactgtgaaaagctagggaacgagcttgcaaaaatctcagagccagacaaaaatcaatgcactgctgcaatgcagcactactgcatatttgactgttgtcttcaaacagcattttgctctgaatgcactgtgttaaggaaaacttatacaatgcagccagagaacagctctgtttaaaaagaacagcctaatgtggagcagcactgagaAGATAAAGTGCTAACAGTttttgttctttctgcagacatgctgcattttctgcgatgacatctcagattactctgtgttctgccttgggggttacACGtttctcttgtcgttggctcacagtagtgcattgcgggaGTTGAATCACATTGTTACAATGAAACAAGCATACAATAATAATATGATCTAACACATcattttctttttgccctttttACACCACTTTAAAgggaacataaaactcaaaatgtttaaaattgtatgatccatctgaatcacgaaataaacaactttccaaagtacttctgttctaaaatgttctttgtttttttgctatcctttgttgaaaagcaagaaggcaCGTtcaagagtgtgtatgtgtctgcaacattatatggcagcagttttgcaaaaatgttctacattagcaagtgcagtagatggcagcactatttcctcttaTGTTGTGCTCCTAACGTgcgcgctacctatctagatatctcttcaacaaagaatgacaagtgaacaaagcaaatgttataatagaagtatgatgaaaacgttttttaaaaaaattatattctctatctgaatcatgaaagaaaatgtttggatttcatgtccctttaaagggacactcaagtcaatattaaacttcatgattcagatacagcatgttattttaaacaactttccaatttacttccattaacaaaaagtgcacagtctttttatatttacactttttgagtcaccagctcctactgagcatgtgcaagaattcacagcatatacgtatatgcatttgtgattggctgtcacatggtacagggggagtggaaatagacataactttgcaatttatttttaaaaaatctactcatttgaagttcagactaagtgctagtgcattgtcttcttatcatgcatttgttgattatgcaaatctattgtattgatTGGTCATTAGCAAATATAAGATTGCTCATTAGTAAGCATCTTTAACCTAAGTAAAAGATATTTGAATGTAAATGATTTCTCAGGACAGGATATATGTGTACAGTGTTTAAATTGTACAGGTGCATGTAACATTATCAAAtaaatactttttcacattttttaaaaaaaaaaaaaggttgtgacTTTTCTAATATTGTTACCAAGTTATAGGTATCAGGTCAGGTTTTGCACTTCAACAatgtttggtttttttattttagaaaaataaaaataaaatttgcacCACCAGTAACATTAAAATGATAAAGTTATAATCTGGGCAAGGAGTGAAACCAATCAATACCCAGAGACTGTAACCATATAATAATATACAAAGGTAAAAATAATGCTTCTTTTCAATACAATTACATTCCAGTACATTGTGCATTCCCTGCAAGATTCAATTTAAAGGGGTAAACAAGTcaaaatttaaaggggcaggaaacataaaatttatttccataaggcagggagagtctacgacttcattccttactgttgggaaatacaacacctggccaccaggaggaggcaaagacaccccagccaaaggcttaaatatccctcccacttcccctatcctcctagtcattctttgccttttgttactagaggaggatggcagagaagtgtcagaagattttggatagtcctgtaatgggtatgttcccttctagagaggactggagatttaagtaatcatgtcaacctctcagtgagagtattgatgaaaattagagtctggagatgcagagaaagTTGTCgactaacaactcctgagcaatcagtgttgacgagtttcactgcttgctgttacacactcaggtccctgtcagagcgtcactgcaagactgtcacacttgagaggctgtatctgtctATAGCAGGGATTCTAATAtacggtcacagtgtggctccttaataactcaataggatcaagggttaatatttccttcagggagattattagGAACAGTTTGGGGGATTTTTATGTACTGCTTTCACTTTGTGAGGGtttgggctcataagactgtgtgcttttggcttggaacaaacaggtttcactttcgtttttgaacaaATATCCTGAATCATGATTTCCAGGCTAACAAATTTTAAAGGAGTTGCGCAGTTTATATTAGCTTAGCGCCCTTTTtctgctgctgcagtgccgcttctaactGCGCACTCGCAGTCACAATTTTGTGCACAGCACGGGGGTGGGtagagcaggaggctaagctgtctggccacatatttcaggtgcaggggctcccatctgcctatttGGCAAGCtaggacttcacttgtcactttccggctgagcACTACTTAGTTCCAcgatggttattagttgatgacccattgagagtgccccccccgATCCTCCCtccgcatcttccgccattaccatcAATATTGTCGCGTACCCCCAACCGGTCCGCCAAGTACCACAGGTTAGGAACCACTGTCCTAGACGACAGAATTTGTCAAggactgtatgtttgtatgtttgtgtatatgtatatatatactaagtGTTAATAACTATATAtcattaggcaatatttacatatcataatacagcctatacatgtaacctaaaggtagttttctatcatttataatgattttgtatacatagtaccctcagaaagatagtacagtaatcagaaaggttatagttgttttaaataaatatagactataattAGCATTCTCTAGCAAACCAAAGAGAAGATTGTGGCTTACAGGTGGGGGGAAAAGGaaattgttaattttatttttaacaaaattttaatgaagatagatagatatagaggatTTGATTTAAATTGAATCAATTACAATCACAATTTAAATCCCTAGTCAATAAGActtgatttaaatcatagttttctgCATAAACTCATTCTTGCTGGTTTTTATAATCTTAATATTTACAACCAGGTGAAGGTCTATTTTTTAGAATaacatttctttctaatggcagtgagagtccacaaattccttcataacctatgggaaatacttcacgtggccaccaggaggaggcaaagacaccccaaactgAGCATTgaaatatccttcccacttcccctaccctcccagtatTTCTTTGCATCGTTTCATGGAAGTAGGCAGAGAAAGGTGCtctcaatggattgtttcctgcaagagagaGCAGGGGAGTTGTTGAAAGCCATGTAATGCTCTTAGTAGAGTTTTGGTTTGTGCTAGCTGCTGGATGTCGAAGGGAAGTTCCTATGCCTCTTCCAGTATAATCATGCTATCCTCCCTTTTAGGCAAACAGTTAGTTGCATTGATAGTTAAGTCCTGACTTTTATTACATTATCCTCTCTAATGGCTCGTTGCCTAATAGAGACAAGATTTATTTAATCAGATTGCCAATAACTATAAAGGGGTTTCTCATAGACCCCAGGGACAGTAAGGGGTTACATCAAACGCCtttattattgtacaaaatatAAGGCAATTCTGGGCCATACATGAAACCTCAAGATAGAGGTTGTTTCAGAGGGGGCACAGTAGagtaaaagaataaaaagagaaggcgctccaatggtataGTATTTCACTACTCCACCAACCTCAGCTTCTCATACACGAGGAAGAATACTCACAATTTGACCTGCACTAAAGTAAGTGCAAAATAGGCAAGCTGAATCATGGTACTATATGGTACTACTTCTTCAGACAGAGAAGAGTATGAagtattttattaatgtttttaaagttttaattaacTAATCCCCTGTGCCtaggttgttttatttttacactgaatCATAATGGTTTGATGATTTAATATACCCATTTGATACTTGTGGAGTCTTTCTCTATTCCTGAGAAAGCTTTTCTTACCGGATGGGGCTGGGGGCTCTGATTCACCCTATATTGCACTTGTTTTAGTTCAGTTCAAATTGTGAGTATTCTTCATTGTGTATGAGAAGCTGTTGTTGGTGGAATGTGGAGTAGTGAAATACTATACCATTGGAGCACCTATTTTTATTCTTTTGCAGTATCCTGGATTTACATTTGGAGAAAAGCTGATCCTTGGTGTGATTTTAACCTTTGGATGGAAGCCTGAACTGGCGCCTTTATTATGTGaacttctttacagtgggacacattttttatacacattaaaGTAACAAGCTCAGAAGCGGCACCGGGTCCTCCAACAGGACTTGCCATTCGGACCTGGTGCACGCTGCTGCCAGCTGATATGGGGCGACTTGGTAAAAGGCGCTATGTTGGCTTCATGCCCCCAGAAGCCTACGCTCGCACTCTGGACACTGTACACTTGCTGTACACTTGCTCTTCCTACGTATAGGGCCTGCATTGGTGGGCAGGTCGTCGACTCCCACCGCATTCAGTTTTGGCGCCATCCACTTCTTGCAGTGAATGCACAACAGCTTCGGAGCGGCAGTGTAAGAGTCCAGGCCTGATAAAGAGGTGGTGAGGCACCTCAGACGGAGCATTTAGTTACAGTAGTCTTTGGGGCAGGAAACTTGGGAAAATAGCTGTGGGGCTAACAGAAATTTTACTCTATTATTGTGCACCATCAGTGTCAAATCCTGTCCCCACTATATAGTCATTATGTATGATTCTATGCTTGAACTCTGTTTGAATCTAATAAATGCATGCTATGCAGGTTACATACTATGTGTCCTCTTGCTAAATTATGAAGCTTGTGCCTTTTATCTGTTCTGCAGTCTCATTCAGGGGGCACTGGTGTTCAGCCGTCCATGGTGTCCCCGCCATCTCATTCTACTCCTCGACGTTCTGCGGACTCACAGACCTCAGTATGCTCAGATATTGCAGTCCTACAGCCGCAAACGGTGACCCCTATTACTGCACATACAATCCTCTGCGACCCCGTTGCTCGAACACATTCCGGGTTGGAACTTTCTCTCATGATTTTGCAGCCCAGTTAAAATATGTGGTTTCTGCTGCCCTGAGTTCTATGCCAGTTGCAGGGAAAATGAAGAGGAAGGTTAAGCACTGTTCCTCTGGGTCTAGAACCAGCAGTCTTGCTGGAGCTGCAGCTGTCAGCCATATACAACCTGCTGATGTTAATGAATTCTTGTTTAGATCTGAAGGAGAACTTTCATTCTCTGAATCTGAAAgggatttaaaattgagcacttaagATACTTACTTAAAACGTTTTAAGTACATTAGGCATACCTGAGTCTAAACCCATTGGGGATAAACAGGTACATAATCTCAATAAAGGAAATTGGTGGAAAAAAACACCAGTAATTGACTATCTACAATAGTGGGAGATtcctttttctaatttttgtagtcttttttttttttggtggttgcaaaTACCAGAAAAGAAAGACTAAAAAAATTAAAGAGGAATTTATAATTTATCAACCCATAAACTAACAGATGatgaaattagagttttggggaaagctTTATTGTTTAGTCCCAACAATTCACACAAATTATT is a genomic window containing:
- the LOC128640106 gene encoding calcium homeostasis modulator protein 2-like, which gives rise to MAALISENLKFFALFFKSKDVMIFNGLIALGTVGSQELFSVVAFHCPCSPERNYLYGLAAIGVPALVLFLIGIILNNNTWNMVAECRTRALKNCSVPATSLLFGSIIGRAAVAPITWSVISLLRGEAYVCSMSEFLKVTSFHNFPLGYGPDTMARFPCKDTPAEVIAFKEEVIRRLKYESQFLGWMLIAIVASSIFLLKCVQHCSSPLSHHQQAYWNQYRTCEKDLFNRTSEVHAKILAANNVKQFFGFVSLDKEEKELINEYKVSEEQPSPQWNEITGVYLYRENKGYPLYSRLHKWAKHIVGNGTEPVSREMALLAV